The Clostridia bacterium sequence CATGGTGGCCGTGGTACACGCGCATCGTGCGGGCGCAGGTCGTGTCGCTGCGGGAGCGGCCGTTCGTCGAGGCAGCCCGCGCCTTGGGCGTGCCGGGCTGGCGGATCGTGTTCGAGCACCTCGTGCCGAACGCGCTCGCGCCCGTGATCGTGCAGGCGTCGCTGGACTTCGGCTCCGTGATCCTCACGCTGGCGGCGCTGAGCTTCCTCGGCATCGGAGCGCAGCCGCCCCAGCCGGAGTGGGGCCTCCTCGTCAACACGGGGCGCAATTTCTTCCTGACGAACTGGTGGTACGTGACCTTCCCGGGGCTTGCGATCCTCGTCACCGTCGCCGCGTTCAACCTGCTGGGCGACGGGTTGCGCGAGATCCTGGACCCGCGCACGAGGGGGCGCGTGTGATGGCCGGAGACGCGCGCGCGCAGGAGGAGGCGCGCGGGATGGAACCGCTGCTTTCGATCCGCGGCCTGGCGCTGGACATCCTCGGCCCAGAGGGCGCGCGGCCCATCCTGCGCGTCCAGGCGCTGGACCTGTACCCGGGAGAGGTCCTGGGGCTCGTGGGCGAGACGGGGTCCGGGAAGACGTTGACGGCGATGTCGGTGGCGCAGCTGTTCCCCACGCCGCACGCGCGCATCGCCGGCGGCAGCGTGCGCTTGGCCGGACGGGAGCTCGTCGGCGCGGGGCCGCGGGAACTGGCGGCCGTGCGCGGCCGGCGGGTGGGGGTCGTGTTCCAGGATCCGTCGTCGTCGCTCAACCCCGTGTTTCCGGTCGACGAGCCGATCGTCCGCGCGCTCCGCGTCCACCGCGGCCTGAGCCGCGCGGCGGCCCGCGCGGAG is a genomic window containing:
- a CDS encoding ABC transporter permease, which encodes FWDELIMRFTDVVLSFPSLLLATAIAAMLGHSLVNAVAAIALSWWPWYTRIVRAQVVSLRERPFVEAARALGVPGWRIVFEHLVPNALAPVIVQASLDFGSVILTLAALSFLGIGAQPPQPEWGLLVNTGRNFFLTNWWYVTFPGLAILVTVAAFNLLGDGLREILDPRTRGRV